The following coding sequences are from one Candidatus Poribacteria bacterium window:
- a CDS encoding DUF1080 domain-containing protein, translating into MTQTPPESAVVLFDGTDLSNWTSLDGSEPGWEVEGDAMLVIPRTGDIISKETFTDHFVHIEFRCPDMPEASGQAKGNSGVFLQGRYEVQVLDSYGIDVPGMGDCGAIYNQFAPLVNACKPPLEWQSYDITFRAPRFNDAGEMSEGPRITVIQNGLVIINNAQLASTTGGSVGEAAEPGPLRLQDHGNDVRYRNVWAVALPLEGSDQY; encoded by the coding sequence ATGACACAAACACCACCAGAATCGGCAGTTGTTCTCTTTGACGGCACAGACCTCAGCAACTGGACAAGCCTCGATGGCAGCGAACCGGGTTGGGAAGTCGAAGGCGACGCGATGCTCGTCATCCCACGTACCGGCGACATAATAAGCAAAGAAACCTTTACGGATCACTTCGTCCATATCGAATTTAGGTGTCCCGATATGCCTGAAGCCTCCGGACAGGCAAAAGGCAACAGCGGCGTATTCCTCCAAGGTAGATATGAAGTTCAGGTTTTGGATTCCTACGGTATCGATGTCCCCGGCATGGGCGACTGCGGCGCAATTTACAACCAGTTCGCACCGCTCGTCAACGCTTGTAAACCACCCCTTGAATGGCAGTCTTACGATATTACCTTCCGCGCACCGCGTTTCAACGACGCAGGTGAGATGTCTGAAGGACCCCGCATCACTGTGATTCAGAACGGTTTGGTCATCATCAATAACGCGCAGCTCGCCAGCACAACAGGCGGGAGCGTGGGTGAGGCTGCCGAGCCAGGTCCACTCCGTCTGCAAGATCACGGCAACGATGTCAGGTATCGGAACGTCTGGGCAGTTGCACTTCCACTTGAAGGCTCGGATCAGTATTAG
- a CDS encoding AAA-like domain-containing protein, producing MRRFGTQGPVNPQDNYVVARREELADFVDRVKQGRYIVLFAPRQTGKTTFFQGALKALAAEGTDYFPIQLNFEEYEYITPIEFYQSLCREICREIQKVFRVRSDQISSELDNFLVNAQMTNHLSMREFFEHFTRFAENQRVVLIIDEFDGIPRDALNGFLRSLRRIYLTGREGRAPYSVGIVGVKNITQLNYDRSISPFNIQDEFTLPNFSIEQVHELLTQYTDEVGQQFAPKLVEKVHKQTAGQPFLVNRFAQILTEELGIPKTETIQMSHFSQAHEQLLSERNTNISHLITNVRRDPRFEKMLMRIAFYQESRRFNFDDDIISELATYGIIGADGDGMCQILNPIYLHRVLQAFQPLINGLEDEYFPQDGPVDFSEYMTSTGQLQIRTLMENFNDFIARAGFRILQVPDTPQEFVGQYLLFAYLDEFVKIVGAAMYLEVPTGRGRADLVISHSGQTYVVETKVWRSERSYQAGKQQLAAYLKLENAMEGYYVVFDYRENPEPRVETDTIDDCTIHSYVIPVLQAPPSQISPE from the coding sequence CGACGTTTTTTCAAGGTGCCCTCAAAGCACTTGCAGCGGAAGGGACAGACTATTTCCCAATACAACTCAATTTTGAAGAGTACGAGTACATAACGCCCATAGAGTTCTACCAATCACTTTGTAGAGAAATCTGTAGGGAAATCCAGAAGGTCTTCCGCGTCCGTAGCGATCAGATATCTTCGGAACTCGACAATTTTTTGGTGAACGCGCAGATGACAAATCATCTCTCGATGCGTGAATTTTTTGAACACTTCACCCGCTTCGCGGAGAATCAACGGGTCGTTCTCATTATTGACGAATTTGATGGCATTCCACGGGACGCGCTCAACGGATTCCTCCGTTCGCTTCGCCGGATATACCTCACAGGACGCGAAGGACGCGCACCCTATAGCGTAGGTATTGTCGGGGTTAAAAATATCACACAACTCAACTACGATCGTTCGATCTCGCCGTTCAATATACAAGACGAATTCACGCTGCCAAACTTCAGTATAGAACAGGTACATGAACTCCTTACCCAGTACACCGATGAAGTCGGACAGCAATTCGCGCCGAAACTCGTTGAGAAGGTTCATAAACAGACAGCAGGACAACCCTTCCTCGTGAATAGGTTTGCACAGATTCTCACAGAGGAATTAGGTATCCCCAAAACCGAGACGATTCAGATGTCTCACTTTTCACAAGCACACGAACAACTCTTGTCAGAGAGAAACACCAACATTTCACACCTTATTACAAATGTTCGCAGAGATCCACGTTTTGAAAAGATGCTTATGCGTATCGCCTTTTATCAAGAAAGCAGACGCTTTAATTTCGACGATGACATCATCAGTGAGTTAGCAACTTACGGTATCATTGGAGCAGATGGAGACGGAATGTGTCAGATTCTCAACCCAATCTATTTACATCGGGTTTTGCAAGCATTCCAACCGCTGATAAATGGACTTGAGGACGAATACTTCCCCCAAGATGGTCCCGTTGACTTTTCGGAATATATGACATCCACTGGACAACTTCAGATACGGACCCTCATGGAAAATTTCAATGACTTCATCGCACGTGCGGGATTCAGAATACTCCAAGTCCCGGATACACCACAAGAATTCGTCGGGCAATATCTCCTGTTTGCCTATCTCGATGAATTTGTGAAAATCGTTGGTGCTGCTATGTACTTAGAAGTTCCAACTGGTAGAGGCAGAGCCGATCTCGTGATTTCTCACAGCGGACAGACATACGTTGTTGAAACGAAGGTGTGGCGTAGTGAACGAAGCTATCAGGCAGGCAAGCAACAACTCGCAGCATATCTTAAATTAGAAAACGCAATGGAAGGCTACTATGTGGTGTTCGATTATCGCGAAAACCCAGAACCGCGAGTGGAAACAGATACGATTGATGATTGCACAATTCACAGTTATGTCATTCCAGTCCTCCAAGCACCTCCATCGCAAATCTCACCTGAATGA